A genomic segment from Maniola jurtina chromosome 9, ilManJurt1.1, whole genome shotgun sequence encodes:
- the LOC123868098 gene encoding uncharacterized protein LOC123868098, whose amino-acid sequence MTSELRLVQEIEKHECLYNSNLPEYNRKDLTDEAWGRVSYATNLTMTECKEKWRNIRSSLLRSLKPSEKTKKPYYLSSYLTFVLPFMKPLNTLELREDIFPLCASIGSGSKDSEVYICAVKSEEDAQNIFNDSINDAQDTEDQSDPLRQLNSSATRKRKRNNNSTSTRKTKTEEPAPAQQILEQEPPRTNLESMHYFLMSLIPEFETMSEEQTRLFKIKVMMLLDDIKSNYDKVKQSMSSSTESDRLSKRLINLLVRNLEKQT is encoded by the exons ATGACGTCCGAATTACGTTTAGTACAGGAGATAGAGAAACATGAATGTCTGTACAACTCCAATTTGCCTGAATACAACCGCAAAGATCTGACAGACGAAGCATGGGGCCGTGTATCTTATGCCACTAACTTAACAA TGACCGAATGTAAAGAAAAATGGCGGAACATTCGAAGTTCACTTCTTAGAAGCTTGAAACCCAGCGAGAAAACTAAGAAACCTTACTACTTAAGTTCATACTTGACCTTCGTTTTACCATTCATGAAACCACTGAACACCTTAGAACTCAGGGAAGATATTTTTCCTTTATGTGCTTCCATTGGAAGTGGTTCTAAAGATAGTGAGGTCTATATATGTGCTGTAAAATCAGAAGAGGACGCGCAGAATATTTTCAACGATTCAATAAACGATGCGCAAGATACTGAAGACCAATCGGATCCATTACGTCAACTTAATTCATCAGCCACtcgtaaaagaaaaagaaataataatagtacATCAACTCGGAAAACAAAAACTGAAGAACCAGCTCCAGCCCAACAAATACTTGAACAAGAACCTCCACGTACAAATCTAGAATCTATGCATTACTTCCTAATGAGTCTTATACCAGAATTCGAAACCATGTCAGAGGAGCAGACGAGGCTGTTCAAAATTAAAGTGATGATGCTACTAGATGATATCAAATCTAATTATGACAAAGTGAAACAATCTATGTCATCGTCTACTGAATCAGATCGTCTTAGTAAACGACTCATAAATCTACTTGTTAGAAATCTTGAAAAGCAAACGTAG